One region of Ignavibacteriales bacterium genomic DNA includes:
- a CDS encoding asparaginase → MKNILVVFTGGTFSMKIDETTGGAIPHFSGNDLIDMMPEIKALANISIYDFGKFPGPHMTPELMLSLSKKIQEFLIETSYDGIIVTHGTDTLEETAYLLDLTIQTPIPIILIGSMKNSSEPDWDGPRNLKDAIQTCLNPNSRNLGVLVCLNGEINAASEVTKTHTDNIETFHSLDFGALGFVDRGRVFINRMPRKLETITTEMINSNVDLIKVYAGMNEKFFKFSVDSGTEGIVVEAMGVGNVPPLSFEGIKYAVEKGIPVVLVSRCPAGETLDIYSYPGAGKWLHKMGVVFSDYLNGQKARIKLMLVLGITKDINQIRKMFEE, encoded by the coding sequence ATGAAAAATATATTAGTGGTTTTTACCGGCGGTACTTTCTCTATGAAAATTGATGAAACTACAGGTGGAGCTATTCCACACTTTTCCGGCAATGATTTAATTGATATGATGCCGGAAATTAAAGCACTTGCAAATATATCGATCTATGACTTTGGTAAATTCCCGGGACCACATATGACACCTGAATTGATGTTATCTCTTTCAAAAAAAATTCAGGAATTCTTAATTGAAACTTCTTACGATGGAATTATTGTAACCCACGGAACAGACACTCTTGAAGAAACTGCTTATCTACTCGACCTTACAATTCAAACACCAATTCCTATAATTCTAATTGGTTCGATGAAGAACAGTTCCGAACCGGATTGGGATGGACCAAGAAATTTAAAAGATGCAATCCAAACCTGCCTGAATCCAAACAGCAGAAATCTTGGCGTGCTTGTATGCCTTAATGGAGAAATAAATGCTGCAAGCGAAGTTACTAAAACTCACACGGATAATATAGAAACTTTCCATAGTTTGGATTTTGGTGCGCTGGGTTTTGTTGATAGAGGAAGAGTTTTTATCAACCGAATGCCGCGGAAGCTTGAAACAATTACAACGGAAATGATTAATTCCAATGTTGATTTGATTAAAGTTTACGCTGGAATGAATGAAAAGTTTTTCAAATTTTCTGTTGATAGCGGAACAGAAGGAATTGTTGTTGAGGCAATGGGTGTGGGCAATGTACCACCGTTATCTTTTGAAGGAATTAAATACGCTGTTGAAAAAGGAATTCCGGTTGTTTTGGTTTCCAGATGCCCGGCTGGTGAAACACTTGATATTTACAGTTATCCCGGTGCTGGAAAATGGTTGCACAAAATGGGAGTTGTTTTTTCGGATTATCTAAATGGGCAGAAAGCAAGAATAAAATTGATGCTTGTTTTAGGAATAACAAAAGATATAAATCAGATTAGAAAAATGTTTGAGGAATAG
- a CDS encoding FKBP-type peptidyl-prolyl cis-trans isomerase, with protein sequence MKYRLVLVFALLCFGVSACQQGEVKKSDLKTQKDSVSYSIGISIGKSLKKDAIETEPAVLLQGIKDAVAKDSLYLLTDAEMQKTMMNLQSLMMKKQMEKMKAEGDKNKKEGDEFLAKNGKEQGVITLPSGLQYKVLQTGTGVQPKLTDKVSCNYKGTLLNGTEFDNSIKRGKPAIFECGKVIKGWTEALQMMHVGDKWQLFIPGALAYGEQGAGQGQIPPNATLIFEVELLGIEK encoded by the coding sequence ATGAAATATCGATTAGTTCTTGTCTTTGCACTTTTGTGTTTTGGAGTATCTGCCTGCCAGCAAGGTGAAGTAAAAAAATCTGATTTGAAAACACAGAAAGATAGCGTGAGTTATTCAATTGGAATTAGCATTGGAAAAAGTTTAAAGAAAGATGCTATTGAAACAGAACCAGCAGTTCTCTTGCAGGGTATTAAAGATGCCGTTGCAAAAGACAGTCTTTATTTATTAACAGATGCAGAAATGCAAAAAACAATGATGAATCTTCAATCATTAATGATGAAAAAACAGATGGAAAAAATGAAAGCAGAAGGTGATAAGAATAAAAAAGAAGGTGATGAATTCCTTGCAAAGAACGGAAAAGAGCAAGGCGTAATAACATTACCAAGCGGTTTACAATACAAAGTTCTTCAAACCGGAACAGGTGTACAACCTAAACTTACGGATAAAGTATCCTGCAATTACAAAGGCACTTTATTAAATGGAACCGAGTTCGACAACTCGATTAAAAGAGGGAAGCCGGCTATATTTGAATGTGGTAAGGTTATTAAAGGATGGACCGAAGCACTTCAAATGATGCATGTGGGTGATAAGTGGCAATTGTTTATTCCTGGTGCTTTAGCTTATGGCGAACAAGGTGCGGGACAAGGACAGATTCCACCAAATGCTACTTTGATTTTTGAAGTTGAACTTTTAGGGATTGAAAAATAA
- a CDS encoding DUF5009 domain-containing protein: MNKEVTKPTRIASIDALRGFDMLFIILLDHFFNALNVGVGSPFTMAVAKQFDHPEWFGSTIYDIVMPLFLFIVGAAIPYSLSKQKQQDSSLFSIYKKLIRRFVILFILGWIVQGHLLEFNIETFSVFSNTLQAIAVGYLFSSIAYIHFGRNGRLIIFASCLIAYILLLTIPNVPGVGSGVLLPESSFAWYFDQLVLGKFQDGTQYTWLLSGFGFIATTLSGVFAGELIKSNLPRKKVALYLFIIGVAGVLLGLLLGIWHPIIKKLWTSSFVLASSGVCFLLLALFYWVIDVKGKVKWAYPLRVIGMNAIVAYVLSHVFNFHLIAEQVLYGLKQYVGNFNYLVLVIGGFCILYTILWYLYRNKTFIKV, translated from the coding sequence ATGAACAAAGAAGTAACCAAACCCACCCGAATAGCTTCAATTGATGCTTTGAGGGGATTTGATATGTTATTCATTATTCTTCTCGACCATTTTTTCAATGCACTGAATGTTGGGGTTGGTTCACCCTTTACAATGGCAGTTGCAAAGCAGTTTGATCATCCTGAATGGTTCGGCTCAACCATTTACGATATTGTAATGCCCCTATTCTTGTTTATTGTTGGTGCAGCTATACCGTATTCTTTATCAAAACAAAAGCAGCAAGACTCAAGTTTGTTCTCCATATATAAAAAGCTGATCCGGCGTTTTGTGATACTCTTTATCCTGGGGTGGATTGTACAGGGTCATTTACTGGAATTCAACATTGAGACTTTTAGTGTCTTCAGTAACACATTACAAGCCATCGCAGTTGGATATTTATTCTCCAGTATAGCCTACATTCATTTCGGAAGAAATGGAAGGTTGATTATTTTCGCTTCGTGTTTAATAGCTTATATTTTACTTCTTACCATTCCGAATGTTCCAGGAGTTGGCAGTGGAGTATTATTGCCTGAAAGCAGCTTTGCCTGGTATTTTGACCAACTGGTTCTTGGAAAATTTCAGGATGGAACACAATACACATGGCTGCTTAGTGGATTTGGTTTTATTGCTACCACATTGTCTGGTGTATTTGCCGGCGAACTTATAAAATCAAATCTTCCACGAAAGAAAGTAGCATTGTACCTATTTATCATCGGTGTGGCGGGAGTTCTGCTTGGTTTATTGTTAGGCATTTGGCATCCAATCATTAAAAAACTTTGGACAAGTTCTTTTGTCCTTGCATCATCTGGTGTTTGTTTTCTTCTGTTGGCACTTTTCTATTGGGTAATAGATGTAAAAGGAAAAGTAAAATGGGCATACCCCTTAAGGGTTATTGGGATGAATGCAATTGTTGCTTATGTACTTTCACATGTATTCAACTTTCACCTGATTGCTGAACAGGTTTTATATGGATTAAAACAATATGTTGGAAATTTTAATTACCTGGTTCTGGTAATCGGTGGCTTTTGTATCCTGTACACGATCCTATGGTATCTGTATAGAAATAAGACTTTCATTAAAGTTTAA
- the rsmG gene encoding 16S rRNA (guanine(527)-N(7))-methyltransferase RsmG, which translates to MDAQEQYLRQLTSLFRENGHNPEENQLERLSIFTSLISKKNLTLNLISRKDINSVVENHIFISAYLNVFLPDKINNFLDIGTGGGLPGLPLAIVRPTAKGLLVDSIKKKVTAVNEFINKLKISNVTAENSRVENPEFIIKYSNSFDLVVSRATVPLIMLISYSLPLIKEKAFLASIKGGDLGDEIKKAELKYKTVIKKLTVFELSYKPNNIRNEKGKKLLLLELNK; encoded by the coding sequence TTGGATGCTCAAGAACAGTATCTTCGTCAGCTTACATCACTCTTTCGGGAAAACGGACATAATCCTGAAGAAAATCAACTTGAAAGACTTTCTATTTTCACTTCATTAATTTCTAAAAAAAATCTCACCCTAAATTTAATTTCCCGTAAAGATATTAATTCGGTTGTAGAAAACCACATATTTATTTCCGCTTATTTAAATGTTTTTTTACCAGATAAGATTAATAACTTTTTGGATATTGGAACGGGGGGCGGATTGCCAGGGCTCCCTTTAGCCATCGTTCGACCAACAGCAAAAGGGCTCTTGGTTGATTCTATCAAAAAAAAGGTTACTGCAGTGAACGAGTTTATTAATAAACTTAAAATAAGTAATGTTACGGCGGAAAACTCGCGAGTTGAAAACCCTGAATTTATTATAAAATATTCAAATTCCTTCGACTTGGTAGTAAGCCGGGCTACGGTACCACTCATTATGTTAATCAGTTATTCTCTACCGCTGATTAAAGAGAAAGCATTCTTAGCTTCTATAAAAGGGGGAGACCTTGGTGATGAAATAAAAAAAGCGGAATTAAAATATAAAACCGTCATCAAAAAATTAACTGTTTTTGAATTATCATATAAGCCAAACAATATAAGAAACGAAAAAGGGAAAAAATTATTACTACTGGAATTAAATAAATGA
- a CDS encoding T9SS type A sorting domain-containing protein, with the protein MKLFYQPVIVESMLKTVVLFLLFTNSTFSFNRNEITDLQKDLENHKNNFAQDDTLFGNPPDANAVIFGKGIITLKDRDEYGLAVSPDLSEIFYTASGTGYGLMVMNKQPDGSWSTPKVANLRRNNSEEFEAFYTYDGSKVFFSYMVGEYDSKITYVEKTSDGYSTPVDMSDSPINSYSVFWSTLSKNNTMYFTNFTLREIYKSELVDGKYKEIKAVGLPNGSYHPFISPDEDLVLFDYNGDIFIAFIMTDGKFGVPIKLGSQINTSYWEGCSSLSPDGKYIFFSRYNDIKEKGDIYWARIDDAINSLRPTVDVKENKTEMPNEIQLYQNYPNPFNPITKIRWWSPVGSRQALKVYNVLGNKVITLLDEYKDAGTYEVEFSTRDGASELPSGLYFYQITSGGFSETRKMILLR; encoded by the coding sequence ATGAAATTATTTTACCAACCTGTAATTGTTGAGAGTATGCTAAAAACAGTGGTCCTGTTTTTGTTATTTACCAATTCCACATTTTCTTTTAACAGGAATGAAATAACTGATTTGCAAAAAGATTTAGAAAACCACAAAAATAATTTTGCCCAGGATGATACGCTTTTTGGTAATCCACCGGATGCAAATGCAGTTATCTTTGGAAAGGGAATCATTACTCTTAAGGATAGAGATGAATATGGGCTGGCAGTATCTCCGGATTTATCAGAAATATTTTATACTGCAAGCGGAACAGGTTATGGATTAATGGTAATGAATAAACAACCAGATGGTTCGTGGTCAACACCAAAGGTTGCTAATTTAAGAAGAAACAATAGCGAAGAGTTTGAGGCGTTTTATACATATGATGGCAGTAAAGTATTTTTTTCTTACATGGTCGGAGAATATGATTCCAAAATCACTTATGTTGAAAAAACTTCCGATGGATACTCAACGCCGGTAGATATGAGTGATTCCCCAATTAATAGTTATAGTGTTTTTTGGAGCACACTTTCTAAAAACAATACAATGTACTTCACTAATTTTACACTTCGGGAAATTTACAAATCGGAGTTGGTAGATGGAAAGTATAAAGAAATTAAAGCTGTTGGCTTACCAAATGGTTCTTACCATCCGTTTATTTCTCCAGATGAAGATTTGGTTTTATTCGATTACAATGGAGACATTTTTATAGCATTTATTATGACTGATGGAAAATTCGGCGTTCCAATTAAATTAGGCAGTCAAATCAATACAAGTTATTGGGAAGGTTGTTCAAGTTTATCGCCGGATGGAAAATATATTTTCTTTTCCCGTTATAATGATATAAAGGAAAAAGGAGATATTTATTGGGCAAGGATTGATGATGCAATAAATTCTCTAAGACCAACCGTTGACGTAAAAGAGAATAAAACTGAAATGCCAAATGAAATTCAGCTTTACCAAAATTATCCGAATCCGTTTAATCCAATAACAAAAATCAGATGGTGGTCACCAGTTGGCAGCAGGCAAGCTCTGAAAGTTTATAATGTTTTAGGCAATAAAGTAATAACATTGTTGGACGAATATAAAGATGCCGGAACTTATGAAGTAGAATTTTCCACCAGAGACGGGGCAAGTGAATTACCAAGCGGATTATATTTTTATCAAATTACAAGCGGAGGTTTTTCGGAGACAAGAAAGATGATCCTGCTTCGCTAA
- a CDS encoding LytTR family DNA-binding domain-containing protein produces MRALIVEDEPLAIENLMFYLKDYPIEIIGAVSRIPEAIELIKKNKPDVVFLDINLSGENGFELLDKIDTGFKTIFVTAYDEYAIRAFEVNALDYILKPLKKERVDKAVNRLLKEKTETTNRPNYTITDTIFLSNGNRASFIKLKDICFIEADSCYSKVVLSGTNTKVLPQTLKRWEDLLPREEFIRVHRSYIININQVKEIKKKNNSTYEVFFLSTNGSIEISRRYASDLKAKFIIQL; encoded by the coding sequence ATGAGAGCTTTAATAGTAGAAGATGAACCTTTAGCAATAGAAAATTTGATGTTCTATTTAAAGGATTATCCAATTGAAATAATTGGTGCAGTATCCAGAATTCCCGAGGCAATTGAACTAATCAAGAAAAATAAGCCTGATGTTGTTTTCCTTGATATCAATTTATCTGGAGAAAATGGTTTTGAATTGCTGGATAAAATTGATACTGGTTTTAAAACCATTTTTGTTACAGCTTATGATGAATATGCAATAAGAGCTTTTGAAGTGAATGCACTGGATTACATATTAAAACCATTGAAAAAAGAGAGGGTTGATAAAGCTGTTAATCGATTGCTTAAAGAAAAAACAGAAACAACCAATCGCCCGAACTATACTATTACGGACACCATATTTTTATCCAATGGTAACCGCGCTTCATTTATTAAGCTAAAAGACATTTGCTTTATTGAAGCAGATAGTTGTTATTCTAAAGTCGTTCTTTCAGGAACAAACACCAAAGTTTTACCACAAACTTTGAAAAGATGGGAAGACTTATTGCCACGGGAAGAATTTATTAGAGTTCATCGCTCGTACATTATTAATATCAACCAGGTAAAAGAAATTAAGAAAAAAAACAACAGCACTTACGAAGTATTTTTTTTAAGTACTAATGGCTCAATTGAAATTAGTAGAAGATATGCTTCTGATTTGAAAGCAAAATTTATAATCCAACTTTAG
- the rlmD gene encoding 23S rRNA (uracil(1939)-C(5))-methyltransferase RlmD: protein MKKGELLELEISKYAFEGKGIARIDLENNKPFSVEDTQEKKNFVIFVNGSYPGDKVIAKIIKVKSSYAEAKIENILSPSPERIIAECKHFGICGGCKQQDLNYLTQLKYKQEQVKDIFDRLGGFENYEMLTVVPSKKQFFYRNKLEFSFADKKWLTNLDMERIIPDNNFALGFHVPRIFNKVLDIESCHLQSEESNQILNFTREFFKTRNSTIYSTYTHSGYLRNLVVKQSRTTNDLMVNLVTSEENDDLIEEYTKSIIKRIPEITTVVNNISTKKAAIALGDYEKIFFGNGFIYDSIGKYKFRISPNSFFQTNTLQAENLYQTTLDFTELAGSEIVYDLYSGSGTISIFISDNCKKVFAFEMIDSSIADAQENSKLNNTKNVQFISADLNKSFLGIAKEKELPKPDTIIIDPPRTGMNPATVNDVIELNPKRIVYVSCNPTTQVRDLKLFESAGYKLLKIKPVDMFPHTYHIENVALMEK from the coding sequence TTGAAAAAAGGTGAGTTGCTTGAATTAGAAATTTCTAAATATGCTTTTGAAGGGAAGGGAATTGCCCGAATCGATTTAGAAAATAACAAACCTTTTTCTGTAGAAGACACACAAGAGAAAAAAAACTTTGTAATATTTGTTAATGGTTCATATCCCGGCGATAAAGTTATTGCAAAAATCATTAAAGTAAAAAGCTCGTATGCTGAAGCGAAAATTGAAAATATTTTATCTCCATCACCCGAAAGAATAATTGCAGAATGTAAGCACTTTGGCATTTGCGGTGGATGTAAACAACAAGATCTAAATTATCTGACACAGTTGAAATATAAACAAGAACAGGTTAAAGACATTTTTGATAGACTTGGGGGATTTGAAAATTATGAAATGCTAACTGTTGTTCCGTCAAAAAAACAATTTTTTTATAGAAACAAACTCGAGTTTTCTTTTGCCGATAAAAAATGGCTTACCAATCTTGATATGGAAAGAATCATTCCCGATAACAATTTTGCTCTCGGGTTTCATGTTCCAAGAATATTCAACAAGGTGCTTGATATTGAATCTTGTCACCTGCAGTCCGAGGAAAGCAATCAAATACTCAACTTCACAAGAGAATTTTTTAAAACACGGAACTCTACCATCTACTCAACCTACACACACAGCGGATATTTAAGAAACTTAGTTGTTAAACAATCCCGCACTACAAATGATTTAATGGTTAACCTTGTTACGTCAGAAGAGAATGACGATCTTATAGAAGAATACACCAAATCAATCATTAAGCGAATTCCGGAGATTACAACAGTAGTAAATAACATCAGCACCAAAAAAGCTGCAATTGCCCTTGGCGATTATGAAAAGATTTTTTTTGGAAATGGATTTATTTATGATTCAATCGGTAAATACAAATTTAGAATTAGTCCAAATTCATTTTTCCAAACCAACACTCTGCAAGCTGAAAATCTATATCAAACAACTTTAGATTTTACCGAGCTTGCCGGAAGTGAAATTGTGTACGATTTATATTCTGGCTCCGGAACAATTTCAATTTTTATTTCGGATAACTGCAAAAAGGTTTTCGCTTTCGAGATGATAGATTCTTCAATTGCAGACGCACAGGAAAACAGTAAGTTGAATAACACAAAGAATGTTCAATTCATTTCAGCCGATTTAAATAAATCATTCTTAGGAATTGCGAAAGAAAAAGAACTGCCTAAACCGGATACAATTATTATTGATCCTCCACGAACGGGAATGAATCCGGCTACTGTAAATGATGTTATCGAATTAAATCCAAAAAGGATTGTTTATGTAAGCTGCAATCCAACAACTCAAGTGCGGGATTTAAAATTATTTGAATCCGCCGGGTATAAATTATTAAAGATAAAACCAGTTGATATGTTCCCGCATACTTATCATATAGAAAATGTAGCCTTGATGGAAAAATAA
- a CDS encoding 4Fe-4S dicluster domain-containing protein, whose translation MQIKLDNSVDAFAKEIHSCSGINVYDCYQCGKCSAGCTVSSFIDESPTRLIRLIQLGQKEIVYKSKTPYLCASCITCSSRCPMEIDVVKIMESIRISAKKNGIEPPVKEVPAFAEAFLAPIKANGKSFELGMMVGYKIKTLTPFTDAELGPTMLLNQKLPFFPTTIKNRKRIKNIFDRSEYFEPKEHSEKNKH comes from the coding sequence ATGCAAATCAAACTTGACAACTCAGTTGATGCCTTTGCCAAAGAAATACATAGTTGTTCTGGAATAAATGTATACGATTGTTATCAATGCGGTAAATGCTCCGCCGGATGCACAGTTTCATCTTTTATTGATGAATCACCAACCCGGTTAATCCGGCTAATTCAACTTGGGCAAAAAGAAATAGTTTACAAATCAAAGACTCCATACCTTTGCGCAAGCTGTATCACCTGTTCATCAAGGTGCCCAATGGAAATTGATGTAGTAAAAATAATGGAATCGATTAGAATATCGGCAAAGAAGAATGGAATAGAACCTCCGGTAAAGGAAGTCCCTGCATTTGCGGAAGCATTCCTTGCGCCGATTAAAGCGAATGGAAAATCTTTTGAACTTGGGATGATGGTTGGTTACAAGATAAAAACACTTACACCATTTACCGATGCAGAACTAGGACCAACAATGCTATTAAATCAAAAGCTTCCGTTCTTTCCAACAACAATTAAAAACAGAAAAAGAATTAAGAATATTTTCGATAGATCAGAATATTTTGAACCAAAAGAACATTCTGAAAAGAATAAACACTAG
- the murQ gene encoding N-acetylmuramic acid 6-phosphate etherase, translating to MTDINTKKLFNEIANLTTEQRNPHSMDIDAKSTADILKIINNEDKTVPYAVEKELPYIAQAVELIVKAFKNGGRLLYFGAGTSGRLGVVDASECPPTFGTPPGLIDGYIAGGKEAMFKAQEGAEDYEENGAADVVKAKVTGKDVVCGIAASRRTPYVVGAVKKAKELGAVTLYITCNPRENFDIKEVDVAICPYIGPEVIMGSTRMKSGTAQKLVLNMLTTTAMIRLGKVYENMMIDLQMTNKKLVERSKRIVMTITGVPYDKAEDYLKQAGGHVKTALVMIRANVTADEAHQRLIKADGFVRKAIEGKYE from the coding sequence ATGACGGATATAAATACTAAAAAGCTTTTTAATGAAATAGCAAATCTTACAACCGAACAAAGAAATCCGCACTCGATGGATATTGATGCTAAGTCTACTGCGGATATTTTAAAAATAATAAATAACGAAGATAAAACGGTTCCTTATGCTGTTGAGAAAGAACTTCCATATATTGCGCAAGCGGTTGAGTTAATAGTAAAAGCTTTTAAAAACGGGGGGCGACTTTTATACTTTGGGGCTGGTACAAGTGGAAGACTTGGTGTTGTAGACGCTTCAGAATGCCCACCAACATTTGGAACACCACCAGGTTTAATTGATGGATATATCGCTGGGGGTAAGGAGGCAATGTTTAAAGCACAAGAAGGGGCAGAGGATTACGAAGAAAATGGTGCCGCTGATGTTGTTAAAGCAAAAGTAACAGGAAAAGATGTTGTTTGTGGTATTGCTGCTAGCAGGCGAACCCCATATGTTGTTGGAGCAGTTAAAAAGGCAAAAGAATTGGGTGCTGTAACTTTGTATATAACTTGCAATCCTAGGGAAAATTTTGATATTAAAGAAGTTGATGTCGCAATTTGTCCCTATATAGGTCCTGAAGTAATTATGGGTTCAACAAGAATGAAAAGCGGAACCGCACAAAAATTAGTCCTTAATATGTTAACAACAACAGCTATGATTAGACTGGGAAAAGTTTATGAGAATATGATGATCGATCTTCAAATGACAAATAAAAAATTAGTAGAAAGATCAAAAAGAATTGTAATGACAATTACCGGTGTTCCTTATGACAAAGCCGAAGATTACTTAAAGCAGGCAGGCGGTCATGTAAAAACAGCGCTTGTTATGATTAGAGCAAATGTAACAGCGGATGAGGCTCACCAAAGATTAATTAAAGCAGATGGTTTTGTTCGTAAAGCCATTGAAGGGAAATACGAATAA
- a CDS encoding nucleotidyltransferase domain-containing protein, with the protein MDKKVVKIAQEFSRIVVENLEVRFVILFGSFAKGTQKEESDIDIAVVVEKANGKYLDISTLLFHLVKKVDLRIEPLLIEIENDKSGFLESLLKSGKIIYKN; encoded by the coding sequence TTGGATAAAAAAGTTGTTAAAATAGCACAAGAATTTTCTCGAATAGTTGTTGAAAATCTTGAGGTTCGATTTGTAATACTTTTTGGCTCTTTTGCCAAGGGAACACAAAAGGAAGAGAGTGATATAGACATTGCTGTTGTTGTTGAAAAAGCAAATGGCAAATATTTGGATATAAGTACGCTGCTTTTCCATTTAGTGAAAAAAGTGGATTTAAGAATTGAACCGTTATTGATTGAGATTGAAAATGACAAGAGTGGTTTTCTTGAAAGTTTATTAAAGAGTGGAAAAATTATTTATAAAAATTAA
- a CDS encoding histidine kinase: MVFIIISTMLLSIADASLYIVNFNFWVNAAAWKISVQAIFQAAINSFVTFIGTTSLFYIIYYRTVINKQEQQIAEAQALANEAQLLMLRYQINPHFLFNSLNAIQSMIEKDKSHAKEMIGDLADFFRYTLSKNNQMLVTIREEIEAVKKYLAIQKDRFGNRLETSMQIDPDVLKIRIPFFLIHPLVENALKYGFASKMEILQLKIKIELKDEKLSILISNSGKLVQVETSEINEKQSTKTGIENIRKRLALFYPSIHEFNLYEKDGFVHAQISINLA, translated from the coding sequence ATGGTATTTATAATAATTTCTACGATGCTTTTATCAATTGCTGATGCCTCGTTGTATATAGTTAATTTTAATTTTTGGGTGAATGCCGCAGCATGGAAAATAAGTGTTCAAGCAATATTTCAAGCGGCTATAAATAGTTTTGTAACCTTTATAGGTACAACCAGTTTGTTCTATATTATTTATTACCGTACTGTTATAAACAAACAGGAACAGCAAATTGCTGAAGCACAAGCGCTGGCTAATGAAGCTCAACTGTTGATGCTTCGTTATCAAATTAATCCTCATTTCCTTTTTAACTCCTTAAATGCAATTCAATCTATGATTGAGAAAGATAAATCGCACGCAAAAGAAATGATTGGAGATTTGGCTGATTTTTTTCGATATACTTTATCAAAAAACAATCAAATGCTTGTAACAATACGTGAAGAAATTGAAGCCGTAAAAAAATATTTGGCAATTCAAAAAGATAGATTTGGAAATCGACTTGAAACAAGTATGCAAATTGATCCCGATGTTCTTAAAATCAGAATCCCATTTTTTCTAATTCATCCATTGGTAGAAAACGCTCTTAAATATGGGTTCGCATCAAAAATGGAAATACTTCAGCTTAAAATAAAAATTGAATTAAAAGATGAAAAGCTTTCCATACTAATTAGTAACTCCGGCAAATTAGTTCAAGTAGAGACTTCAGAAATCAATGAAAAACAGAGCACTAAAACAGGCATTGAGAATATTCGAAAAAGACTTGCCCTTTTTTATCCTTCTATTCATGAATTTAATCTATATGAAAAAGATGGATTTGTTCACGCGCAAATATCAATAAACCTGGCATAA
- a CDS encoding HEPN domain-containing protein, with product MTDKIRGRIGYWLDLAEYDLITAESMLKSKRYLYVGFMCHQVVEKSIKAFHWFIQKQEPPYTHNLNILSSKSGLDKISGFKNELLLEELMPLNIKARYPDDKTSLLKELNYNRCRSLLKQTKEFYDWIKKLLK from the coding sequence ATGACAGATAAAATTCGTGGAAGAATTGGGTACTGGTTAGACTTAGCGGAATATGATTTAATTACTGCTGAATCGATGTTAAAGTCAAAGCGGTACCTTTATGTTGGGTTTATGTGTCACCAGGTTGTTGAAAAAAGTATTAAAGCATTTCACTGGTTTATTCAAAAACAAGAACCTCCGTATACGCACAACTTAAACATTCTCTCCTCTAAATCAGGGCTTGATAAAATAAGCGGCTTTAAGAATGAGTTATTACTCGAAGAACTTATGCCGTTAAATATTAAAGCTCGTTATCCTGATGATAAAACAAGTCTTTTAAAGGAGTTAAATTACAACCGATGCCGGTCTTTACTAAAACAAACCAAAGAGTTTTACGATTGGATAAAAAAGTTGTTAAAATAG